The following are from one region of the Mycetohabitans rhizoxinica HKI 454 genome:
- a CDS encoding cation:proton antiporter, with product MKSAFSFFPSWPLVPDAVFYAGLILLVAGLCGEACWRAFRLPRITGYAIIGLVASGTGAHAIDETLGFSTRLLMDVALGLLLFELGSRVDLRWLRKNPWLIVSSLAEGALTFITVLGALLFLKMPVVEATVLAAIAIATSPAMVIQLKTELRAQGQVTQRLLTLAALNSMYAVVLVKLVSGWLHQEYYGNAFATIVQPIYLIAGSSVLAYGLARSCNFLYRRIGLQDEHSFVAVFGLVLLAIAIAHLFKLSTVLALLAAGIIFKNLDERPQLWPEHFGSAGWLLTVILFVLTLLSFQWSQIAMGGLAALVLIVARFVAKLVGVLAFAKPSGIDLRQGTALGVSLAPMSALAYLLMDDTYALYPDFDPAFRAVLMCSIVMLQLTAPLLVYWGLARAGERRQ from the coding sequence TTGCTGGTCGCCGGGTTGTGCGGCGAAGCCTGTTGGCGGGCGTTTCGCTTACCGCGCATTACCGGCTATGCGATCATCGGCCTGGTGGCTTCGGGCACCGGCGCACATGCGATTGATGAGACATTGGGTTTTTCGACTCGCTTGTTGATGGACGTGGCACTCGGGCTATTGCTGTTCGAACTCGGCAGCCGCGTCGACTTGCGCTGGTTGCGCAAGAATCCATGGCTGATCGTATCGAGTCTGGCCGAGGGCGCGTTGACGTTCATCACGGTGCTTGGCGCATTGCTGTTCTTGAAGATGCCGGTCGTCGAGGCCACCGTGCTGGCGGCTATCGCGATCGCGACTTCGCCTGCGATGGTAATCCAGCTCAAGACCGAACTGCGCGCTCAGGGGCAGGTCACGCAGCGGTTGCTGACCCTCGCGGCACTGAACAGTATGTACGCTGTCGTCTTGGTGAAGCTCGTGTCCGGCTGGCTGCACCAGGAGTATTACGGCAACGCGTTCGCCACAATTGTGCAGCCGATCTACTTGATCGCCGGCTCGTCGGTGCTGGCCTATGGGCTCGCGCGCAGTTGTAATTTTCTGTACCGGCGCATCGGCTTGCAAGACGAGCATTCGTTTGTTGCGGTTTTTGGCCTGGTGCTGCTGGCGATCGCCATCGCGCATTTGTTCAAGCTGTCCACGGTCTTGGCCTTGCTTGCGGCGGGGATCATCTTTAAGAACCTGGATGAGCGCCCGCAACTGTGGCCCGAGCATTTCGGCAGCGCCGGCTGGCTGCTAACCGTGATCCTGTTTGTGTTGACGCTGCTCAGCTTCCAATGGTCGCAGATCGCGATGGGTGGATTGGCTGCGCTTGTGTTGATCGTCGCGCGCTTTGTCGCCAAGCTCGTGGGTGTACTGGCATTTGCCAAGCCCAGCGGTATCGACCTGCGTCAAGGCACTGCGCTGGGCGTGTCGCTTGCGCCGATGTCCGCGCTCGCGTACTTGCTGATGGACGACACCTATGCGTTGTATCCTGACTTCGACCCCGCGTTTCGAGCCGTGCTGATGTGCTCGATTGTCATGCTGCAACTGACTGCGCCACTGCTCGTGTATTGGGGGCTGGCGCGCGCGGGCGAACGGCGTCAATGA
- a CDS encoding YbdK family carboxylate-amine ligase — MALEPFINSEPFTFGVELEIQVVNTHDYDLTKAASDLMRLIKVQKAPGAVTPEITESMIELSTGICHSHAQALDELRVIRDMLVSAADQLNVGLCGGGTHAFQQWNERQIFDMPRFQYLSELYGYLAKQFTVFGQHVHVGCPDADSALFLLHSMSRYIPHFIALSASSPYVQGVDTGFHSARLNSVFAFPLSGRAPYELTWEGFETYFSKMVSTGVVNSMKDFYWDIRPKPGYGTIEVRVMDTPLSIDRAAAIAAYIQALARYLLLDRPLTLSEDDYLVYTFNRFEACRFGLSGVLVNPQTRERRTIGEDILTTLAALEPHARALGSIDALTDIERIARGGENDATWLRNVFEQEQSLPEVVRQQTLRWRG, encoded by the coding sequence ATGGCACTCGAACCCTTCATTAATTCGGAACCGTTCACGTTCGGCGTCGAGTTGGAGATCCAGGTCGTCAATACGCACGACTATGACCTGACCAAGGCCGCATCCGACCTGATGCGGCTGATCAAGGTCCAAAAGGCCCCGGGCGCGGTCACACCCGAGATCACTGAAAGCATGATCGAACTGTCGACCGGCATTTGCCACTCCCATGCACAAGCGCTGGACGAGCTTCGCGTGATCCGTGACATGCTGGTTTCTGCGGCCGATCAACTCAATGTCGGGCTATGCGGCGGCGGCACGCATGCCTTCCAGCAATGGAACGAGCGGCAGATCTTCGACATGCCGCGGTTCCAGTACCTATCGGAACTGTACGGTTATCTGGCCAAGCAATTCACCGTGTTCGGCCAGCATGTGCACGTCGGCTGCCCGGACGCGGACAGTGCATTGTTTCTACTGCATTCAATGTCGCGGTACATTCCACATTTCATCGCGTTGTCGGCCTCATCGCCGTACGTGCAGGGCGTGGACACGGGATTTCATTCGGCGCGGCTCAATTCAGTATTTGCCTTTCCACTCTCGGGCCGCGCGCCGTACGAGCTGACCTGGGAAGGTTTCGAGACGTATTTCTCGAAAATGGTCAGCACCGGCGTGGTGAACAGCATGAAGGACTTCTACTGGGACATCCGGCCGAAGCCCGGCTACGGTACCATTGAGGTGCGCGTGATGGATACGCCGCTGTCCATCGATCGGGCTGCAGCAATTGCGGCGTATATCCAGGCGCTTGCGCGTTACTTACTGCTCGATCGGCCGCTGACGCTGTCCGAGGACGACTATCTCGTCTATACGTTCAACCGTTTTGAGGCATGCCGTTTCGGACTTTCCGGTGTGCTTGTCAATCCACAGACCCGTGAGCGGCGCACGATCGGTGAAGATATCCTGACAACGCTCGCCGCACTAGAGCCGCATGCACGCGCGCTGGGCTCGATCGACGCGCTGACTGACATCGAGCGAATCGCGCGAGGCGGCGAAAACGATGCAACGTGGCTGCGCAACGTCTTCGAGCAGGAACAGTCGCTGCCCGAAGTGGTGCGGCAGCAGACGTTGCGCTGGCGGGGCTGA